A single region of the Fusarium fujikuroi IMI 58289 draft genome, chromosome FFUJ_chr05 genome encodes:
- a CDS encoding related to micromolar calcium activated neutral protease 1 (capn1), with amino-acid sequence MPSSSSSSSSSASPSFAEIASGVADLGDRSKVTPQQAIDKFWKQFTTKNPGKATTVIPSNTYTDLAAKRGNQVTTTTTLASYEDAAATCRAKVEKIVKECRRINKKYRDPHFDIEVDLKLYRNDCLHSLSNVENYQPGEDLRPQSVKRVGDIFEKPCFYIDGPTANDVRQGRDGDCWLMAALCTLSEKPGLIERLCVAHDQDVGVYGFVFYRDGAWISEIVDDFLYLIKPDYDEGYFDRILFDDVERVDPDEAYRRIFQSNSSALYFAQCQHPQETWLPLLEKCYAKAHGDYGAIEGGFGGEGIEDLTGGVTSELLTTDILDKEYFWKEELLKVNQEFLFGCNTGIWGRGWGERKGIVELHAYSIQKAIEIDGKRLLKLKNPWGKGEWTGPWSDGSKEWTAEWLQKLDHRFGDDGDFWISYEDLLRKYQAFERTRLFTDDWRVSQLWTTLSVPWALDYHDTHFSFTLSKPGPVVLVLAQLDDRYFRGLEGQYMFELGFRLHKAGHSDYVVRSQTPYRMTRSVNVELELEAGDYEVRVKINATRNQDILPIEKVIKDNAKSRREKLLRIGLAYDLGHCKGRFVETPEEKAARKEHEAKIKQKKRDKIKAKLLKEREEAHYLATRQFERDEHKRLKRKEKLALKKAAKKARQEARKAERAAIKAEKAAKKAAEAEAKAKLEAEEAAKKEKEEETEAAKEEKAEGDEEKVESKPEEPMTPESTADEDSNEKEEAKEAEAAEPKADEKEAEADAEEEEEEQDIESEPETDVESVGTLANLADRELWIHVDNYTGTISSDSDSDNESTTSSSSSASEAEKDPWNAVVVAGIRIFHTGLGEGEDDSDINLKVIRPIPFGKDDEEVDVEKKCSTKVLDVDDSAKDATLVGDASEKIRFIKGDGAKRRTATSLF; translated from the exons atgccttcatcttcttcctctagTTCTTCCTCGGCAAGCCCGTCGTTTGCCGAGATTGCATCTGGTGTCGCTGATCTCGGCGATAGATCAAAAGTCACACCTCAGCAAGCGATTGACAAGTTTTGGAAGCAATTCACTACCAAGAACCCCGGCAAAG CAACTACTGTCATTCCCTCAAACACTTACACTGATCTCGCCGCCAAGAGAGGCAACCAAGTAACCACCACAACAACCCTAGCATCCTACGAAGACGCCGCAGCAACATGCCGCGCCAAAGTCGAAAAGATCGTCAAGGAGTGCCGTCGCATCAACAAGAAGTACCGTGATCCTCACTTTGACATTGAAGTTGATCTCAAGCTCTATCGCAACGACTGTCTGCACTCTCTCTCCAATGTTGAGAACTACCAGCCCGGTGAAGATCTCCGTCCGCAGAGCGTGAAGCGCGTTGGTGATATCTTTGAAAAGCCTTGTTTTTACATTGATGGCCCTACTGCGAATGATGTTAGGCAGGGACGAGATGGTGATTGCTGGCTCATGGCGGCGCTGTGCACGCTTAGTGAGAAGCCTGGTTTGATTGAACGCCTTTGTGTTGCGCATGATCAAGATGTTGGTGTTTACGGGTTTGTATTTTATCGGGACGGAGCTTGGATTTCCGAGATTGTTGACGATTTC CTGTACCTCATCAAGCCGGACTATGACGAGGGGTACTTTGACAGGATCCTCTTTGACGACGTTGAGCGCGTTGATCCGGATGAAGCATACCGTCGCATCTTCCAGTCAAACAGCAGTGCGCTATACTTTGCCCAGTGTCAGCATCCTCAGGAGACTTGGCTGCcccttcttgagaagtgtTACGCCAAGGCTCACGGAGATTACGGTGCGATCGAGGGCGGCTTCGGAGGCGAGGGTATTGAGGATCTTACCGGTGGTGTCACCTCGGAGCTTCTGACAACCGACATTCTTGACAAG GAGTACTTCTGGAAGGAAGAGTTGCTCAAAGTCAACCAAGAGTTCCTCTTTGGCTGTAACACCGGCATCTGGGGTCGTGGCTGGGGTGAGCGCAAGGGCATTGTTGAACTCCACGCCTACTCCATTCAGAAAGCTATCGAGATTGATGGCAAGCgactcctcaagctcaagaaccCTTGGGGCAAGGGTGAATGGACCGGTCCATGGA GCGACGGCTCAAAGGAGTGGACTGCCGAGTGGCTTCAAAAGCTCGACCACCGCTTCGGCGACGACGGAGATTTCTGGATCTCGTATGAAGACCTACTTAGAAAGTACCAGGCCTTTGAGAGAACCCGTCTCTTCACCGACGACTGGCGCGTCAGCCAGCTCTGGACTACGCTCTCTGTCCCTTGGGCATTGGACTACCACGACACGCACTTCTCTTTCACCCTCTCCAAGCCTGGTCCCGTCGTTCTTGTCCTCGCTCAGCTCGATGATCGTTACTTTAGAGGTCTCGAGGGCCAGTACATGTTTGAGCTTGGCTTCCGTCTTCACAAAGCTGGTCACTCTGACTATGTCGTACGAAGCCAGACACCATACCGCATGACGCGCTCCGTCAACGTTGAGctggagcttgaggctggcgACTACGAAGTCCGCGTCAAGATCAACGCCACCCGCAACCAGGATATCTTACCCATCGAAAAGGTCATCAAAGATAACGCCAAGTCTCGTCGCGAGAAGCTTCTCCGCATCGGTCTCGCCTACGATCTCGGCCACTGCAAGGGCCGTTTCGTCGAGACACCCGAAGAAAAGGCCGCCCGCAAAGAGCAtgaggccaagatcaagcagaagaagagagataagatcaaggcaaagcttctcaaggagcgGGAAGAGGCTCACTACCTTGCTACACGACAGTTTGAGCGGGATGAGCATAAGCGactgaagagaaaggagaagcttgctctgaagaaggctgctaaGAAGGCGAGACAGGAAGCTCGCAAGGCTGAGAGGGCTGCAATTAAAGCTGAAAAGGCGgcgaagaaggctgctgaagctgaagccaaggccaagcttgaggcagaggaagccgcaaagaaagaaaaggaggaagagactgAGGCCgcgaaggaagaaaaggctgagggagatgaggagaaggtcGAGTCCAAGCCTGAAGAGCCCATGACTCCCGAGTCTACCGCAGACGAGGACTcgaatgagaaggaggaggccaaggaagctgaagcagcTGAGCCCAAGGCCGACgagaaggaagctgaagccgacgccgaagaagaggaggaagagcaagacaTCGAGAGCGAACCCGAAACCGATGTCGAAAGCGTCGGCACACTCGCCAACCTCGCCGATCGCGAACTCTGGATCCACGTCGACAATTACACGGGCACTATTTCCTCCGACAGCGACTCGGACAACGAATCGACcacctcctcgtcctcatccgCCTCCGAAGCCGAGAAAGACCCCTGGAACGCCGTGGTAGTAGCCGGCATCCGCATCTTCCACACCGGGCTCGGCGAGGGTGAGGACGACAGCGACATCAACCTGAAAGTGATCCGACCGATCCCCTTCGGaaaggatgacgaggaggttgatgttgagaagaagtgcAGTACCAAGGTgctggatgttgatgatagtGCCAAGGATGCTACGCTTGTGGGGGATGCGAGTGAGAAGATTCGGTTTATTAAGGGGGATGGGGCGAAGAGAAGAACTGCTACGTCTTTGTTCTGA